One genomic window of Psychrobacter cibarius includes the following:
- a CDS encoding FHA domain-containing protein: MTNNTDSMKATVDTETWQLNALTEALGDLTLTVNDSLSVGRGSDNDVVLGSKQVSRNHAVLSILDGRLYVKDLDSSNGTFINEQRIEGNTSSLLQVNDTIGFASFSFQVNAPLAATDTDVLAPVAVQDSVAKTETVVAETTAETQAVEDSTVSEPVIHESVVKEPIVKQTGVEDILPVTADVKTVPVDTASDRVADSVAVAETSVNETVEPVLQEPIQEPIVKQTGIDEVLTAIDNTVSNTTEAAPVPAATVIDAQPAVSQPEAVTATEAAPTAPAHDTSLVEQSAVHEKPAVESEHDKTTKTALQEEADPDILRAKQAATAQFSGTANLGQSRDVGTEGNNAMDQTISNPANAGQAEKKPSGGWFIWVFIAIIIIALALWLFNMGGA, from the coding sequence ATGACGAACAATACAGATAGTATGAAGGCGACAGTCGACACAGAGACTTGGCAACTTAATGCCTTAACAGAAGCGCTTGGTGACCTAACGTTAACGGTCAATGACAGCCTGTCTGTTGGTCGTGGCAGCGACAATGACGTGGTACTTGGTAGCAAGCAAGTATCGCGTAATCATGCGGTGTTAAGCATCTTAGATGGTCGATTGTATGTCAAAGATTTAGACTCATCGAACGGTACATTTATCAACGAGCAGCGTATCGAAGGTAATACATCGAGCCTTTTACAGGTAAATGATACCATTGGATTTGCCAGTTTCAGCTTTCAGGTAAACGCGCCACTTGCTGCCACAGATACTGATGTATTAGCGCCCGTAGCAGTACAGGATTCAGTGGCTAAGACTGAGACAGTGGTTGCTGAAACGACTGCCGAAACACAGGCTGTCGAAGACTCGACGGTGAGTGAACCTGTTATTCATGAATCAGTAGTAAAAGAGCCGATTGTTAAGCAAACGGGCGTCGAAGATATTCTGCCTGTGACAGCTGATGTGAAGACAGTACCTGTTGATACAGCCTCGGATAGAGTAGCAGACTCAGTAGCGGTAGCTGAGACCAGTGTTAATGAAACAGTTGAACCAGTCTTACAGGAGCCGATTCAGGAGCCGATTGTGAAACAAACGGGCATCGATGAAGTCCTAACGGCTATAGATAATACCGTGTCTAACACAACTGAAGCGGCACCAGTCCCCGCTGCAACTGTAATAGATGCACAACCTGCTGTAAGTCAGCCAGAAGCCGTCACAGCGACAGAGGCGGCACCGACAGCACCTGCTCATGATACGTCATTAGTAGAGCAGTCAGCTGTACATGAAAAGCCAGCAGTTGAATCAGAGCATGACAAAACGACTAAAACTGCTCTACAAGAAGAAGCAGATCCCGACATTCTACGAGCTAAGCAGGCGGCAACCGCACAATTTTCTGGCACTGCCAATCTAGGTCAATCTCGTGATGTTGGGACAGAAGGTAATAATGCGATGGATCAGACTATCAGCAATCCAGCCAATGCAGGACAGGCAGAGAAAAAACCAAGCGGTGGTTGGTTTATTTGGGTGTTTATTGCCATCATTATTATTGCGTTAGCATTGTGGTTATTTAACATGGGCGGTGCGTAA
- a CDS encoding chorismate-binding protein, with protein MMNFEEYQAFKDRGFSHAPLIKKRLMDAQTPVSVFSKVRDLNGSAYLFESVVGGERWARYSMIGLGSDLILQYADGNMTVKKNDHTDVDAVAEPFDYIRQLMAQYKMPTVEDIATLPNFSGGLVGYFGYDMVRVIEPSVGLSDAPNPMTMPDMWLMLSMSVIVFDSLENTLSIIVYADCHTEDGYSNAIRELEKIEEKLAEMPNLSAPVMPTPTFTSQTGAQKYCHDVNKIKDYILAGDVMQVVPAQRLTADYTGDSLAVYRALRFLNPSPYLFLVHGYTLDDHKRFDIIGASPEILSRIENGKVTVRPLAGTRRRGQNEAEDLALEEELLSDKKEIAEHLMLIDLGRNDIGRVCEYGSVKVTEKMFVERYSQVMHIASNVEGTILPNKDALDVFCATFPAGTLSGAPKIRAMQIIDEIEPVRRTVFGGSVGYLGWHGNMDTAIAIRTAVMRRGKIHIQAGAGVVADSIPEAEWEETNKKALALVKAVKMACNGLRIR; from the coding sequence ATGATGAACTTTGAAGAATATCAAGCTTTTAAAGACCGTGGCTTTAGTCATGCTCCACTGATAAAAAAACGTCTAATGGATGCACAGACACCAGTATCTGTATTTTCTAAAGTACGTGATTTAAACGGCTCTGCATATTTATTTGAGTCTGTCGTAGGCGGGGAGCGTTGGGCTCGATATTCGATGATTGGTTTAGGTAGTGATCTCATTTTGCAGTATGCCGATGGTAATATGACCGTCAAAAAAAATGACCACACCGATGTCGATGCAGTCGCTGAGCCGTTTGACTATATCCGTCAGCTAATGGCGCAATATAAGATGCCAACAGTCGAGGATATTGCAACGCTACCGAACTTTAGCGGCGGCTTAGTAGGTTACTTTGGCTATGACATGGTGAGGGTTATCGAGCCAAGCGTGGGTTTGTCAGACGCCCCCAATCCGATGACAATGCCGGATATGTGGCTGATGCTGTCAATGAGCGTGATTGTTTTTGACAGTTTAGAAAATACGTTATCTATCATCGTCTATGCTGATTGTCACACTGAAGATGGCTATAGCAATGCCATCCGCGAGCTAGAAAAAATTGAAGAAAAACTGGCAGAAATGCCAAATCTGAGCGCACCCGTAATGCCGACGCCGACATTTACCTCACAAACAGGCGCGCAGAAATATTGTCATGATGTCAATAAAATAAAGGATTACATTTTAGCAGGCGATGTCATGCAAGTCGTTCCTGCGCAGCGTTTGACAGCCGATTATACTGGCGACTCATTAGCAGTTTATCGTGCCCTACGATTCTTAAATCCATCGCCTTATCTGTTTCTGGTGCATGGTTATACCCTCGATGATCACAAGCGTTTCGACATTATTGGAGCATCCCCTGAGATATTATCACGTATCGAAAATGGCAAAGTGACGGTACGACCATTGGCGGGTACTCGTAGACGCGGACAAAATGAAGCGGAAGATTTAGCGCTTGAAGAAGAGCTGCTGAGTGATAAAAAAGAGATCGCCGAGCACTTGATGCTTATCGATTTGGGTCGTAATGATATTGGCCGCGTTTGTGAATATGGCAGTGTCAAAGTCACCGAAAAGATGTTTGTCGAGCGTTATTCGCAAGTGATGCACATTGCTTCTAATGTTGAAGGGACGATATTGCCCAATAAGGATGCGTTGGATGTTTTTTGTGCGACGTTCCCCGCTGGTACGCTATCAGGTGCGCCCAAAATACGCGCCATGCAAATCATTGACGAGATAGAGCCAGTCCGCCGAACGGTATTTGGCGGCTCAGTCGGTTATCTGGGCTGGCATGGCAACATGGATACCGCCATTGCCATTCGTACTGCAGTCATGCGCCGTGGTAAAATTCATATCCAAGCGGGCGCTGGGGTTGTTGCTGATTCTATTCCAGAAGCAGAGTGGGAAGAGACCAACAAAAAGGCATTGGCGTTGGTCAAAGCGGTAAAAATGGCGTGTAATGGTTTACGGATTCGCTAG